A genomic region of Flavobacteriales bacterium contains the following coding sequences:
- a CDS encoding transposase: protein MVHRRKFDKQFKLEVVQRSLGGITVKELSEELGIHVGVISRWRKEFLDSGEDLSFPGHGVEAMTEEQKKMGVFTKVCHWLKIYLQNSHINPCGH from the coding sequence ATGGTACATCGAAGGAAATTTGACAAACAATTCAAACTTGAAGTTGTCCAAAGAAGTCTTGGAGGAATTACAGTGAAGGAGTTATCCGAAGAGCTTGGAATACACGTAGGTGTGATCAGCAGATGGCGAAAGGAATTTTTAGATTCGGGAGAGGATTTAAGTTTTCCTGGACATGGAGTTGAAGCGATGACGGAGGAGCAAAAGAAGATGGGAGTGTTCACTAAAGTGTGTCATTGGTTAAAAATCTATCTTCAAAATAGTCACATAAATCCCTGCGGACATTA